Proteins co-encoded in one Acidobacteriota bacterium genomic window:
- the glgA gene encoding glycogen synthase GlgA — protein MRILFVASEVVPWAKTGGLGDVLGALPKTLRRLGQDVSVVLPRYRGIEAGRRRIASLTVPLGDRLRFCPVFETTRRQVRFFFIDYPPYYDRDGLYQAGRRDHPDNAERFALLSLAALELAKRSAFAPDVIHCHDWHTALIPAYLKTIYASDPFFRCTRTLLTIHNLAYQGKFPRSTLKKISLSTHRLNSGQLELSGKLNFLKAGLVFADRINTVSRKYSREVLTPEYGSGLEGVLRTRAGELTGILNGADYDQWDPKTDPNLAANYSAHSPEGKQDCKRDLLETYGLPRNGRRPLVGIVSRLTGQKGFDLLPHAAPKFIAEGFSLVVLGTGEERYARFFRGLQQKFPDYVSVKIMYHDGLAHKVEAGADLFLMPSRYEPCGLNQIYSLKYGTVPVVRATGGLDDTIEEYREDGGGNGFKFSNYDSEALLQAMRRALRVYRSPQRWRHLVGNCMGLDFSWEVASRSYLELYRSLIAETNQGAE, from the coding sequence ATGCGCATTCTGTTCGTCGCTTCCGAGGTGGTGCCGTGGGCCAAGACCGGCGGATTGGGAGATGTTCTGGGCGCCCTGCCCAAGACCCTCCGCCGGCTCGGTCAGGATGTCTCGGTGGTTCTGCCCCGGTATCGCGGGATCGAAGCCGGGCGTCGGCGCATCGCCAGCCTCACGGTTCCGCTGGGAGACCGACTGAGGTTCTGTCCTGTCTTTGAAACCACCCGCCGTCAGGTCAGGTTTTTCTTCATCGACTATCCCCCTTACTATGATCGCGACGGATTGTATCAGGCGGGCCGGCGAGACCATCCGGACAACGCCGAACGCTTTGCGCTGCTCTCCCTGGCAGCTCTGGAGCTTGCCAAGCGCTCGGCTTTCGCACCCGACGTCATTCATTGCCACGACTGGCACACGGCCCTCATCCCGGCTTATCTGAAAACGATTTATGCTTCCGATCCCTTTTTCCGTTGCACCCGGACGCTTCTGACCATCCACAACCTGGCCTATCAGGGGAAGTTCCCCAGGTCGACGCTGAAGAAGATCTCCCTCTCCACCCATCGGTTGAACTCCGGCCAACTCGAGCTGTCGGGAAAGCTCAATTTCCTGAAAGCGGGACTGGTCTTTGCCGACAGGATCAACACGGTCAGCAGGAAGTACAGTCGGGAGGTTCTCACCCCGGAATACGGTTCGGGGCTGGAGGGTGTGCTGAGAACAAGAGCCGGGGAACTGACCGGAATCCTGAACGGCGCCGACTACGATCAATGGGACCCCAAAACCGATCCCAATCTGGCCGCCAACTATTCGGCTCATTCCCCGGAAGGCAAACAGGACTGCAAACGGGATCTGCTGGAGACCTACGGCCTGCCCCGCAATGGCCGTCGTCCGCTGGTCGGCATCGTCTCCCGCCTGACCGGTCAGAAGGGATTCGACCTTCTTCCCCATGCCGCCCCGAAATTTATCGCTGAAGGCTTTTCCCTGGTGGTCCTGGGCACGGGCGAGGAGAGGTACGCCCGCTTCTTTCGCGGTCTCCAGCAAAAATTCCCCGACTATGTCTCGGTCAAAATTATGTATCATGACGGTTTGGCCCATAAGGTGGAGGCGGGAGCCGATCTCTTTCTCATGCCTTCCCGCTACGAACCCTGCGGGCTGAATCAGATCTACTCGCTGAAGTACGGCACCGTTCCTGTGGTGAGAGCCACCGGTGGTCTGGACGACACCATCGAGGAATACCGGGAAGACGGCGGCGGCAACGGATTCAAGTTCAGCAACTACGATTCGGAAGCGTTGCTGCAGGCGATGCGTCGGGCCTTGCGCGTCTATCGTTCGCCGCAACGTTGGAGGCACCTGGTAGGCAACTGCATGGGACTGGATTTTTCCTGGGAGGTTGCCTCGCGCAGCTACCTGGAACTCTATCGCTCCCTGATCGCCGAAACGAACCAGGGCGCGGAATGA
- a CDS encoding outer membrane lipoprotein-sorting protein, translating into MNHLYIRRRPFLYCTTCLALWALLFAWTPSLSQEADPEARGLKIAQDARERGDGFGDFSARQTMVLRNRGGQESRRQLRLQVLEVPGEGDKNLFVFDEPRDVKGTALLIHSHREKDDEQWLYLPALRRVKRISSSNQSGSFMGSEFAYEDMGTPEVEKFTYRYLREEPCGDLTCTVSERIPVNPRSGYSRQLVWQDRDELRVWKVDYYDRKNAHLKTLSVADYRQYLDRYWYAGKMTMVNHITGKSTTLTWTEFQFQNNLNENDFTRTGLRRIR; encoded by the coding sequence ATGAATCATCTCTACATCCGCCGTCGGCCATTCCTGTATTGCACGACCTGTCTGGCCCTTTGGGCGTTATTGTTCGCCTGGACTCCGTCGTTGAGCCAGGAGGCGGACCCAGAGGCCCGAGGCCTCAAAATCGCGCAGGACGCGCGTGAGCGCGGCGATGGCTTCGGTGATTTCAGCGCCCGCCAGACCATGGTGCTTCGCAACCGGGGAGGGCAGGAGAGTCGGCGCCAGTTGCGTTTGCAGGTTTTGGAGGTGCCGGGAGAGGGAGATAAGAACCTGTTCGTGTTCGACGAGCCGCGCGACGTGAAGGGAACCGCGTTGCTGATCCACTCCCACAGGGAGAAAGATGACGAACAGTGGCTCTATCTGCCTGCGCTGAGACGGGTCAAGAGGATCAGCTCGTCGAACCAGTCCGGCTCCTTCATGGGCAGTGAATTCGCTTATGAAGACATGGGGACCCCGGAGGTAGAGAAGTTTACCTATCGTTATTTGCGGGAGGAGCCCTGCGGGGATCTGACCTGCACGGTCTCGGAACGCATTCCGGTGAACCCACGGTCCGGCTACAGCCGCCAGTTGGTCTGGCAGGACCGGGACGAATTGCGCGTCTGGAAGGTCGACTACTACGATCGCAAGAACGCCCACCTGAAGACACTTTCGGTTGCAGACTACCGCCAGTATCTGGACCGCTACTGGTATGCGGGCAAGATGACGATGGTCAATCACATCACCGGCAAGAGCACGACTCTGACGTGGACGGAATTTCAATTCCAGAACAATCTGAACGAGAACGACTTCACACGAACAGGGCTGAGACGAATCCGTTGA
- the rsmA gene encoding 16S rRNA (adenine(1518)-N(6)/adenine(1519)-N(6))-dimethyltransferase RsmA, protein MQQQPARANKRLGQHFLKHPSLARKIVAGLDLEEGDTVVEIGCGTGALTGNLVGQGCRYVGVEVDALLWSRLRQRFRGPGIEFLNRDILALDLGEIRKRHPSNGFRVVGNLPYAISSPILQHLARHSDVIDLAVVMLQAEVADRLAAGPGGRDYGVLSLIVQYHFRPQRLFDVPPQAFKPKPKVDSRVVRLVPRHHRPLGQAEESLFFGFVKQAFSQRRKTLRNCLGKVQPDAWERLDQTLRKLGYPGTVRAEEVSLTHFLQLFGSFRETSRPLDLR, encoded by the coding sequence ATGCAACAGCAACCCGCGCGGGCCAACAAGAGGCTGGGGCAGCACTTCCTGAAACACCCCTCGCTGGCCAGGAAGATCGTGGCCGGCCTGGACCTGGAAGAGGGCGACACGGTCGTGGAGATCGGGTGCGGTACCGGCGCCTTGACCGGGAATCTGGTTGGCCAGGGCTGCCGTTATGTCGGGGTAGAGGTGGATGCCCTTCTGTGGTCGCGATTGCGGCAGCGATTCCGCGGTCCCGGGATCGAGTTCCTCAATCGCGACATCCTTGCCCTGGACCTGGGCGAGATTCGCAAGCGCCACCCCAGCAACGGCTTCAGGGTGGTGGGCAACCTCCCTTACGCCATTTCGTCCCCGATTCTGCAACATCTCGCCCGTCACTCCGATGTCATCGACCTGGCAGTGGTCATGTTGCAAGCCGAGGTAGCCGATCGCCTGGCGGCCGGACCCGGGGGCCGGGACTATGGAGTGCTGTCACTGATCGTCCAGTACCATTTCCGTCCCCAGCGGCTTTTTGACGTTCCACCGCAGGCTTTCAAGCCCAAACCCAAAGTGGATTCCAGGGTGGTTCGCCTGGTTCCCCGCCACCACCGCCCCTTGGGCCAAGCGGAGGAGAGCCTTTTCTTCGGATTCGTCAAGCAGGCATTCTCCCAGAGGCGAAAGACGCTCAGGAATTGCCTCGGTAAGGTCCAACCGGACGCCTGGGAACGGCTGGACCAAACATTGCGAAAACTCGGCTATCCCGGAACGGTTCGCGCGGAGGAGGTCTCCCTGACCCACTTCCTGCAGCTTTTTGGCTCGTTCCGGGAGACCAGTCGGCCCCTGGATCTTCGGTGA
- a CDS encoding MMPL family transporter: MRLDRYIDLILRRRWLVVGVALVIILILASGAPGILVTNDYRVLFSEDNPQLKAFDALGNTYASPNTAMIAVAPREGSVFTREVLGAIEELTEAAWRTPHSIRVDSLTNYTHSEALGEDDLAVGPLVEGAATLSDADLARVESIALEEVGVAGRLVSTDGRVGGLTINFLLPENSDLGVIEITDHINGLLTEARKRHPDISYYLTGDVVMNRVLAEATATDMQTLVPIVFLIIIVSSALLLKSVLATLAIVAVVVLVIVGTMGFAGWTDQVFSPASAGVPIIVMAIAVAHAVHIVTSTLAGLREGQSREEAIRKSLRINAYPVFLAALTTTIGFLSLNASESPPFHVLGNMVAFGLLCIFVYSMTFLPAVLSILPLHPPPTPSDRPGFFDRFGAFVVERRKVLLVVASIVTVVLVAGVPRVELSDNWTRYFDQRYSFRNDTDFVIENLTGLDMLEYSLDSGSEGGITDPAYLRTADSFAEWYRDQPEVNFVQSFPDVMKRLNKNMHGDDPAFYRIPEDPALAAQNLLLYELSLPLGNDLNDRIDVAKSATRMTVVANASARGLRQLDQRAQEWVRANAPGLTGEASGVTMVFAHLAQRNIESMLRSTIAAMALISLILVGTFKSLRFGLVSLFPNFIPAAMSFGLWGYLVGQVGLSASVVCAVAFGIVVDDTIHFMSKYLEARRRGASAPESVRATFRTVGHALWTTTAVLSASFLVFASSGFQVSSVLGLLVAITLGFALLADFLLLPPLLMAIDGDKR; this comes from the coding sequence ATGCGATTGGATCGATACATTGACCTCATTCTCCGCCGCCGGTGGCTGGTCGTCGGAGTCGCATTGGTCATCATATTGATCCTTGCCTCGGGCGCTCCAGGCATCCTGGTCACCAACGACTACCGCGTCCTTTTCAGCGAAGACAACCCGCAACTGAAGGCGTTCGATGCGCTGGGGAACACCTACGCCTCGCCCAACACGGCCATGATCGCCGTGGCCCCTCGGGAAGGATCGGTGTTTACGCGCGAGGTCCTGGGCGCCATCGAGGAATTGACCGAAGCCGCTTGGCGCACGCCCCACTCCATCCGGGTGGATTCGCTTACGAACTACACCCACAGCGAGGCTCTTGGAGAGGACGACCTGGCGGTCGGGCCGCTTGTCGAGGGTGCCGCCACATTGAGCGACGCCGACTTGGCGCGGGTCGAGTCGATCGCGCTGGAGGAGGTGGGCGTGGCCGGCCGCCTGGTCTCCACCGACGGACGCGTGGGCGGACTCACCATCAACTTCCTGCTGCCCGAAAATTCGGACCTGGGAGTGATCGAAATTACCGATCACATCAACGGACTGCTCACCGAGGCCCGGAAACGCCATCCCGATATCTCCTACTACCTGACCGGCGACGTGGTCATGAATCGAGTGCTCGCCGAGGCGACCGCAACCGACATGCAGACTCTGGTGCCGATCGTGTTCCTGATCATCATCGTGAGCTCGGCTTTGCTGTTGAAGTCGGTTTTGGCAACACTGGCGATCGTGGCGGTGGTGGTGCTCGTCATCGTCGGCACCATGGGTTTCGCCGGTTGGACGGACCAGGTCTTCAGCCCTGCCAGCGCCGGCGTGCCGATCATCGTCATGGCCATAGCCGTTGCGCACGCGGTCCACATCGTCACCAGCACCCTGGCTGGGCTCCGGGAGGGGCAGAGCCGGGAGGAGGCGATCCGCAAATCGCTTCGGATCAACGCCTACCCGGTCTTTCTGGCCGCGCTGACGACCACGATCGGATTTCTGAGCCTGAATGCCTCGGAATCGCCTCCCTTCCATGTTCTGGGCAATATGGTGGCTTTTGGCCTGCTGTGCATCTTCGTTTACTCAATGACGTTTCTGCCGGCCGTGCTTTCGATTCTGCCGTTGCACCCGCCACCGACTCCATCCGACCGTCCCGGCTTCTTCGACCGCTTCGGCGCCTTCGTGGTGGAACGGCGCAAGGTCCTGCTGGTAGTGGCCTCCATTGTGACGGTGGTCCTGGTTGCCGGAGTTCCACGAGTCGAGTTGAGCGATAACTGGACGCGTTATTTCGATCAGCGTTACAGTTTCCGCAACGATACCGACTTCGTCATCGAAAACCTGACCGGGCTGGACATGCTCGAGTACTCCCTGGACTCGGGGAGTGAAGGCGGTATCACCGATCCGGCCTATCTGCGCACGGCCGACTCTTTTGCCGAATGGTACCGGGATCAGCCGGAGGTGAACTTCGTTCAGTCGTTTCCCGACGTCATGAAACGCCTGAACAAGAACATGCACGGCGACGACCCTGCTTTCTATCGGATACCGGAGGACCCGGCGCTGGCAGCCCAGAATCTGCTGCTTTACGAGCTGTCGCTGCCGCTTGGCAATGACTTGAATGACCGCATCGACGTCGCCAAGTCGGCCACGCGCATGACCGTGGTGGCCAATGCGTCCGCACGGGGTCTGCGCCAACTGGACCAGCGTGCCCAGGAGTGGGTCAGGGCCAACGCGCCCGGGTTGACCGGAGAAGCATCGGGCGTCACCATGGTCTTCGCCCACTTGGCCCAGAGAAACATCGAGAGCATGCTGCGCAGTACGATTGCGGCCATGGCCCTGATTTCGCTGATCCTTGTCGGCACGTTCAAGAGCCTGCGCTTCGGTCTGGTCAGCCTGTTTCCCAACTTCATTCCCGCGGCCATGAGCTTCGGTCTGTGGGGCTACCTGGTGGGCCAGGTAGGTCTTTCCGCTTCGGTTGTCTGCGCCGTGGCATTCGGCATCGTAGTGGACGACACCATCCATTTCATGAGCAAGTACCTGGAAGCCCGCCGCAGGGGCGCCTCCGCACCCGAGTCCGTGCGTGCCACCTTCCGGACCGTCGGTCATGCCTTGTGGACCACGACCGCGGTTTTGTCGGCAAGTTTTCTGGTGTTTGCTTCATCGGGATTTCAGGTCAGCTCCGTGCTGGGCCTGCTGGTCGCCATCACGCTGGGGTTTGCGCTTCTGGCCGATTTCCTGCTGCTTCCGCCCCTGCTGATGGCCATCGATGGAGACAAAAGATGA